A DNA window from Mycolicibacter terrae contains the following coding sequences:
- a CDS encoding TetR/AcrR family transcriptional regulator translates to MVDAVSQNVDLAGTSIWSPREVELLEVTLQLLQENGYDRLTVDAVAATARASKATVYRRWPSKAELVLAAFTEGIRQIAVPPDTGSLRGDLLRLGELVCEQTTRHAGTLRAVLVEVSRNPALNEVMQHQFIDQRKALMLHILGQAVDRGEIDAAAVNDDLWDVLPGYLIFRSLVSGRATTARTVANLVDEVVIPGLTRGAR, encoded by the coding sequence ATGGTTGATGCCGTGAGTCAGAACGTCGACCTTGCCGGCACCTCCATCTGGTCGCCGCGCGAAGTCGAGCTGCTGGAAGTCACGCTGCAGCTGTTGCAGGAGAACGGCTACGACCGGTTGACGGTGGACGCGGTCGCAGCGACCGCACGGGCCAGTAAGGCCACCGTGTACCGGCGTTGGCCCTCCAAGGCCGAATTGGTATTGGCCGCGTTCACCGAGGGTATCCGCCAGATCGCCGTCCCGCCCGACACCGGCTCGTTGCGCGGTGATCTGTTGCGGCTGGGGGAGCTGGTCTGCGAGCAGACCACGCGGCACGCCGGCACGTTGCGGGCGGTGCTGGTGGAGGTGTCGCGGAACCCCGCGCTGAACGAGGTGATGCAGCATCAGTTCATCGATCAACGCAAGGCGCTGATGCTCCACATCCTGGGGCAGGCCGTCGACCGCGGGGAGATCGATGCCGCCGCCGTCAACGACGACCTCTGGGACGTGTTGCCCGGATACCTCATCTTCCGGTCTCTGGTGTCGGGCCGGGCGACCACGGCGCGCACGGTGGCGAATCTCGTCGACGAAGTGGTCATTCCGGGCCTGACTCGCGGCGCGCGCTGA
- a CDS encoding MMPL/RND family transporter, with protein MSEDGRQPFWPRIIRRLALPIVLFWVALAAVTNSLVPQLEVVAEAHNVGMSSPDAPSYQAAKRIGKVFQQYDTDSAAMIVIEGDQPLGDEAHRFYDTLVAELERDTEHVQHIQNFWGDPLTAAGSQSNDGKAALAQVFLSGSQGETLANESVAAVRDLVERTPAPPGVHAYVTGAAPLVADQFAVGSEGTNKVTAITFLVIAVMLFAVYRSVATTLLALLTVAIEMAAARGFVAFLGYREIIGLSTYSTNLLTLLAIAAGTDYAIFIISRYQEARAAGEDPETAFYTMYRGTAHVVLGSGLTIAGAVFCLSFTRLPYFRTLGLPAAIGILVALVAALTLTSAVLTLGSRFGRFEPTRAMRTRGWRRIGTAIVRWPGPILVVACGVALIGLLALPGYKTSYDAREYMPARAPANIGYAAAERHFSQARLNPELLMIESDHDLRNPASFLVLERIARAVFHTPGIAKVQAITRPLGTPLKHTSIPFAVGQGSVAQTQNLKYQMDRAADLLKQAAEAEKSIHTLEQQYALQQQLADATHAETQSFHDTIDLMNDLRDKIANFDDFFRPIRSYFYWEPHCFDIPACWALRSVFDLQDGVDQLSEKFEQLTATLDRLDALQPQLVGLIPSQIESQQVNRDLALNNYATNSGISDQSAAANDNPAAMGQAFDEAKNDDSFYLPPEAFDNPEFKRGMKLFLSPDGKAAQMIITHEGDPATPEGISHIDRIRDTAKEAVKGTPLEGSHIYLAGTASTYKDIADAARYDLLIAGIAALSLILLIMMVITRSLVAAIVIVGTVALSLGASFGLSVLVWQYLFGIHLYWIVLALAVILLLAVGSDYNLLLISRFKEEIGAGLNTGIIRAMGGTGSVVTAAGLVFAATMASFIFSDLRILGQIGTTIALGLLFDTLIVRSFMTPSIAALLGRWFWWPQQVRQRPAVAAASATSPRPSSPEPSWPEPSSPEPS; from the coding sequence ATGAGCGAGGACGGCCGACAGCCCTTCTGGCCGCGCATCATTCGCCGTCTGGCACTTCCGATCGTGCTGTTCTGGGTGGCGCTGGCCGCGGTGACGAACAGTCTGGTTCCGCAGCTGGAGGTGGTCGCCGAGGCCCATAACGTGGGGATGAGCTCCCCGGACGCGCCGTCGTATCAAGCGGCCAAGCGAATCGGAAAAGTGTTCCAGCAGTACGACACCGACAGTGCGGCGATGATCGTCATCGAAGGCGACCAGCCGCTCGGCGACGAGGCGCACCGCTTCTACGACACCCTGGTCGCCGAGCTGGAGCGCGACACCGAACACGTCCAGCACATCCAGAACTTCTGGGGCGATCCGCTGACCGCCGCCGGATCCCAGAGCAACGACGGCAAAGCGGCCCTGGCGCAAGTGTTTCTGTCCGGCAGCCAAGGCGAGACATTGGCCAACGAGTCCGTCGCCGCCGTTCGTGACCTCGTCGAGCGCACGCCGGCGCCACCCGGCGTCCATGCCTACGTCACCGGTGCGGCACCGCTGGTCGCCGACCAGTTCGCGGTCGGCAGCGAGGGTACCAATAAGGTCACCGCGATCACCTTCCTGGTCATCGCGGTCATGCTGTTCGCCGTCTACCGCTCAGTGGCCACCACCCTGCTGGCGCTGCTCACCGTCGCCATCGAAATGGCCGCGGCACGTGGCTTCGTCGCGTTCCTGGGCTACCGCGAGATCATCGGATTATCCACGTACTCAACGAATCTGCTCACTCTACTGGCAATCGCGGCAGGGACGGATTACGCGATCTTCATCATCAGCCGCTACCAGGAGGCGCGCGCGGCCGGCGAGGATCCGGAGACCGCGTTCTACACCATGTACCGGGGTACCGCGCACGTCGTGCTGGGCTCGGGTCTGACGATCGCCGGGGCCGTGTTCTGCCTGAGCTTCACCAGGCTGCCGTACTTCCGCACCCTGGGGCTGCCGGCGGCCATCGGCATCTTGGTGGCACTGGTCGCCGCGCTGACCCTCACGTCGGCGGTGCTCACACTGGGCAGCCGCTTCGGCCGTTTCGAACCCACCCGGGCGATGCGTACCCGCGGCTGGCGCCGGATCGGCACCGCCATCGTCCGCTGGCCCGGACCCATTCTGGTGGTGGCGTGCGGGGTCGCCCTGATCGGTCTGCTCGCCCTGCCGGGCTACAAGACGAGCTATGACGCCCGTGAGTACATGCCCGCGCGCGCCCCGGCCAACATCGGCTACGCAGCCGCCGAGCGTCACTTCTCCCAGGCCCGGCTGAACCCGGAACTGCTGATGATCGAGTCAGACCACGATCTGCGCAATCCGGCCTCCTTCCTGGTACTGGAACGGATCGCCAGGGCGGTGTTCCACACACCGGGCATCGCCAAGGTGCAAGCGATCACGCGGCCGCTGGGCACCCCGCTGAAACACACCTCGATACCGTTCGCGGTCGGCCAGGGCAGCGTCGCCCAGACCCAGAACCTCAAGTATCAGATGGACCGGGCGGCCGACCTGCTCAAGCAGGCGGCCGAAGCGGAGAAGTCGATCCACACCCTGGAGCAGCAGTACGCGCTGCAGCAGCAGCTCGCCGATGCCACTCACGCCGAAACCCAGAGCTTTCACGACACCATCGATCTGATGAATGACCTGCGCGACAAGATCGCGAACTTCGACGACTTCTTCCGGCCCATCCGGAGTTATTTCTACTGGGAGCCGCACTGTTTCGACATTCCCGCGTGCTGGGCGCTGCGTTCGGTGTTCGACTTGCAGGACGGCGTCGATCAACTCAGCGAGAAGTTCGAACAGCTCACCGCGACCCTGGACCGGCTGGACGCGCTGCAACCGCAGTTGGTGGGGCTGATCCCCTCCCAGATCGAAAGTCAACAGGTCAATCGTGATCTGGCGCTGAACAACTACGCCACCAATTCCGGGATCAGCGACCAGTCCGCGGCCGCCAACGACAACCCGGCGGCCATGGGCCAGGCCTTCGACGAAGCCAAGAACGACGACTCCTTCTATCTGCCGCCCGAAGCATTCGACAATCCCGAGTTCAAACGCGGCATGAAGCTGTTCCTGTCGCCGGACGGCAAAGCCGCGCAGATGATCATCACCCACGAGGGCGACCCCGCCACCCCGGAAGGCATCTCGCACATCGACCGGATCCGTGACACCGCGAAGGAGGCCGTCAAGGGCACCCCGCTGGAGGGTTCGCACATTTACCTGGCCGGCACCGCCTCGACCTACAAGGACATCGCCGACGCCGCCCGCTACGACCTGCTGATCGCCGGGATCGCCGCGCTGAGCCTGATCCTGCTGATCATGATGGTCATCACCCGCAGCCTGGTCGCCGCGATCGTGATCGTGGGCACCGTCGCCCTCTCGCTGGGCGCCTCATTCGGGCTGTCGGTGCTGGTGTGGCAGTACCTGTTCGGCATTCACCTGTACTGGATCGTGCTGGCCCTGGCCGTCATCCTGCTGCTGGCGGTGGGCTCGGACTACAACCTGCTGCTGATCTCGCGGTTCAAGGAGGAGATCGGCGCCGGCCTGAACACCGGCATCATCCGGGCGATGGGCGGGACCGGGTCGGTGGTGACCGCCGCCGGACTGGTGTTCGCCGCCACCATGGCGTCGTTCATCTTCAGCGACTTGAGGATTCTTGGCCAGATCGGCACCACCATCGCGCTGGGCCTGCTGTTCGACACGCTGATCGTGCGGTCGTTCATGACGCCGAGCATCGCCGCGTTGCTCGGGCGCTGGTTCTGGTGGCCGCAGCAGGTGCGGCAGCGACCCGCGGTGGCGGCTGCAAGCGCTACTTCGCCGCGGCCTTCTTCGCCGGAGCCTTCTTGGCCGGAGCCTTCTTCGCCGGAGCCTTCTTAG
- a CDS encoding HNH endonuclease signature motif containing protein, with protein sequence MFDSGLPGPESLADAEDNALVAAISGWSRVEAAASARRLAAIGELVARRTRGRDAVNRSRWSCDYWDAAAAEVAAAEQISHGMASSQMYLASALRERLPKVAALFFDGAINTRLVATIVWRTTLITNPYLLHAVDTALAEIATALGPLSAAKTAAAIDALIDRYDPDAVRRQERDARGRDVVVDTRNSENGTTALWGRLLATDATALDRRLTQLAHTVCDDDPRTLAQRRADALGALAAGADTLACACATTDCPASGATDARAANVTVYVLAEQAALDTPADPGFGNGEQPPIAPAPKRQARPGLSGHIIGGGTVPAPLLAQLVNSGATVTPLAHPAELPAQPHYRPSTALAAFVRARDLTCRFPGCDRPATYCDIDHAIAYPFGPTHPANLRCLCRKHHLLKTFWTGPGGWHDAQHPDGTVEWTSPTGHTHITRPGSTLLFPTLCMPTGTPPPTTPPVPPSAGRSLMMPTRKRTRIQNRAHRINSERALNKAPP encoded by the coding sequence ATGTTTGATAGTGGGTTGCCGGGGCCGGAGTCGTTGGCTGATGCCGAGGACAATGCCCTGGTGGCGGCCATCTCGGGGTGGTCCCGGGTGGAGGCCGCGGCGTCGGCGCGCCGGTTGGCGGCGATCGGCGAGTTGGTCGCGCGGCGTACCCGCGGGCGTGACGCGGTGAACCGGTCGCGCTGGTCATGCGATTACTGGGATGCCGCAGCTGCGGAGGTCGCCGCGGCCGAGCAGATCAGCCACGGTATGGCGTCTTCGCAGATGTATCTGGCCTCTGCGCTGCGTGAGCGGCTGCCGAAGGTTGCCGCGTTGTTTTTCGACGGGGCGATCAACACCCGGCTGGTCGCCACCATCGTCTGGCGCACCACGCTGATCACCAACCCCTACCTGCTGCACGCCGTGGACACCGCCCTCGCCGAGATCGCCACCGCTCTTGGACCGCTCTCGGCGGCCAAGACCGCCGCAGCCATCGACGCCCTGATCGACCGGTACGACCCCGACGCCGTCCGGCGCCAGGAGCGGGACGCCCGGGGCCGCGACGTCGTCGTCGACACCCGCAACAGCGAAAACGGCACCACCGCCCTGTGGGGCCGGCTGTTGGCCACCGATGCCACCGCCCTCGACCGGCGCCTCACCCAGTTGGCCCACACCGTCTGCGACGACGATCCCCGCACCCTGGCTCAACGCCGCGCCGATGCCCTCGGCGCCCTGGCCGCCGGAGCTGACACCCTCGCCTGCGCCTGCGCCACCACCGACTGCCCGGCCAGCGGCGCCACCGACGCCCGGGCGGCCAACGTCACGGTCTATGTCCTTGCCGAGCAGGCCGCGCTGGACACTCCGGCCGACCCGGGATTCGGCAACGGCGAGCAACCGCCGATCGCCCCGGCCCCCAAACGCCAAGCACGCCCAGGCCTCTCCGGGCACATCATCGGCGGCGGCACCGTACCCGCGCCCCTGCTGGCCCAGCTCGTCAACAGCGGCGCCACCGTCACACCGCTGGCACACCCGGCCGAGCTGCCGGCCCAACCGCACTACCGGCCCTCCACGGCGTTGGCCGCCTTCGTCCGGGCCCGCGACCTCACCTGTCGATTCCCCGGCTGCGACCGGCCCGCCACCTATTGCGACATCGACCACGCCATCGCTTATCCGTTCGGGCCCACCCACCCCGCCAACCTGCGCTGCCTATGCCGAAAACACCACCTGCTCAAGACATTCTGGACCGGCCCCGGCGGCTGGCACGACGCTCAGCACCCCGACGGCACCGTGGAATGGACCAGCCCCACCGGCCACACCCACATCACCCGACCGGGCAGCACACTGCTCTTCCCCACCCTGTGCATGCCAACCGGCACACCACCGCCAACCACCCCACCAGTCCCACCATCGGCGGGCCGCAGCCTCATGATGCCCACCCGCAAGCGCACCCGAATCCAAAACCGCGCCCACCGCATCAACTCCGAACGCGCTCTCAACAAAGCCCCACCCTGA
- a CDS encoding MmpS family transport accessory protein encodes MVIVAVAVVTVAAFCVYRLHGIFGSRDSTATSSDGGEEIVPFNPKDVVYEVFGAPGAVATINYLDVNAAPQQVIDAPLPWRYQETTTEPAVIADLRAQGDGNLLGCRIFIDGELKDERIVDTVSAYTFCLDKSG; translated from the coding sequence ATGGTCATCGTCGCGGTGGCGGTGGTCACCGTCGCGGCGTTCTGCGTCTACCGATTGCACGGCATCTTCGGCTCGCGCGACAGCACCGCGACCTCCAGCGACGGCGGCGAGGAGATCGTCCCGTTCAACCCCAAGGACGTCGTCTATGAGGTCTTCGGTGCGCCGGGTGCGGTCGCCACCATCAACTACCTCGATGTCAACGCCGCCCCACAACAGGTCATCGACGCTCCGCTGCCCTGGCGGTATCAGGAGACCACGACCGAACCGGCCGTCATCGCCGACCTGCGCGCACAGGGCGACGGAAACCTGCTGGGCTGCCGCATCTTCATCGACGGCGAGCTCAAAGACGAAAGGATCGTCGACACCGTGAGCGCCTACACCTTCTGCTTGGACAAGTCCGGATGA
- a CDS encoding cellulase family glycosylhydrolase codes for MARHRSKVVGSKFVGAVAFLALVVPSAPAAHADFDDAMDELFTPFLTAAGAVDGDALFSSAAWEAFLAPEHWDTAFAALAEPGPAVDFDFYTALHDAAEKWIDSELGGQVNGVINQLFGSTVIGNGADGTEAHPDGDPGGWLFGDGGAGWNSTTDGVTGGHGGAAGIFGDGGDGGHGGAGAAGGDGGAGGWLMGNGGNGGDAGNGDTVSGLPALGGAGGNPGLWAGTHGAAGHFGTLPDGITGTTAPPVEVSNGWLTNGDGQVVMLHGLNQVYKIPPYEPSADGFSEDDAAFLAANGFNAVRLGIIWSAVEPQPGVIDYDYLASIQNTVQILAQHKIVAILDMHQDLYNEEFGGEGAPGWATDGGGLPNPDMGFPGNYFLNPAQNHAWDAFWGNAKASDDVGLLNHYAQTWQAVANYFKGDPNVAGYEIMNEPWAGTNWLGSLLGNPYFEGQQLTPFYNQIDAAIRSVDPNKTVFFEPTTLFGSLPVPTHLGTVEDENSVFSFHSYCITTSLFPDLSFGCDLNADVVFANAADYAQAHNIPALLTEFGATNTIPTITASMQAANKYLWGWTEWAYTGNDITSASPNGQALVLDPSQPPTGDNVNFDKLIALSEPYPQLISGTPTTLSFDNGVFSFSYSTDHADGSGAFGAGSQTTISVPTDQYPNGYTVNVSGGHVTSGPNASVLIISSDAGAATVNVTVTATT; via the coding sequence ATGGCTCGTCACCGCAGCAAGGTCGTGGGCAGCAAGTTCGTGGGGGCCGTCGCCTTTCTGGCGTTGGTCGTGCCCTCGGCCCCGGCGGCGCATGCCGACTTCGACGACGCGATGGACGAGCTGTTCACGCCGTTCCTGACCGCCGCGGGCGCCGTCGACGGCGACGCGCTGTTCAGCTCGGCGGCGTGGGAGGCCTTCCTGGCCCCCGAGCACTGGGATACCGCATTCGCCGCGCTGGCCGAGCCGGGTCCGGCCGTGGATTTCGACTTCTACACCGCGCTGCACGACGCCGCCGAGAAGTGGATCGACAGCGAGCTGGGCGGGCAGGTCAACGGCGTCATCAACCAGCTCTTCGGGTCGACCGTGATCGGAAACGGCGCCGACGGCACCGAAGCCCATCCGGACGGCGACCCCGGCGGCTGGCTGTTCGGTGACGGCGGAGCGGGCTGGAACAGCACCACCGATGGTGTCACCGGGGGTCATGGCGGCGCCGCCGGGATCTTCGGCGACGGCGGCGATGGCGGCCACGGGGGTGCCGGGGCCGCCGGGGGTGACGGCGGCGCGGGCGGCTGGCTGATGGGCAACGGCGGCAACGGCGGCGATGCCGGAAACGGCGATACCGTCAGCGGTCTGCCCGCGCTCGGCGGCGCCGGCGGAAACCCTGGACTGTGGGCCGGGACCCATGGCGCGGCAGGACATTTCGGCACGCTCCCGGACGGGATCACCGGAACGACGGCTCCCCCGGTCGAGGTGTCCAACGGCTGGCTCACCAACGGCGACGGCCAGGTGGTCATGCTGCACGGGCTCAACCAGGTCTACAAGATCCCGCCCTACGAGCCGTCCGCCGACGGCTTCAGCGAGGACGACGCCGCGTTCCTGGCCGCCAACGGCTTCAACGCGGTGCGCCTGGGCATCATCTGGTCCGCGGTGGAACCGCAGCCCGGGGTCATCGACTACGACTACCTGGCGTCGATCCAGAACACCGTCCAGATCTTGGCCCAGCACAAGATCGTCGCGATCCTGGACATGCACCAGGACCTCTACAACGAGGAGTTCGGCGGCGAGGGCGCACCCGGCTGGGCGACCGATGGCGGTGGCCTGCCCAACCCCGACATGGGCTTCCCGGGCAACTACTTCCTCAACCCGGCGCAGAACCACGCCTGGGATGCGTTCTGGGGCAATGCGAAAGCATCCGACGACGTCGGCCTGCTGAACCATTACGCGCAGACCTGGCAGGCCGTCGCCAACTACTTCAAGGGCGACCCCAACGTGGCCGGCTACGAGATCATGAACGAACCGTGGGCGGGCACCAACTGGCTGGGCAGCCTGTTGGGCAACCCCTACTTCGAGGGCCAGCAACTGACCCCGTTCTACAACCAGATCGACGCGGCGATCCGCTCCGTCGACCCGAACAAGACGGTGTTCTTCGAGCCCACCACGCTCTTCGGCAGCCTGCCGGTGCCGACGCACCTGGGCACGGTGGAAGACGAGAACTCCGTGTTCTCCTTCCACAGCTACTGCATCACCACGTCGCTGTTCCCCGATCTCAGCTTCGGCTGCGACCTGAACGCCGACGTCGTGTTCGCCAACGCGGCGGATTACGCGCAGGCGCATAACATCCCGGCGTTGCTGACCGAGTTCGGCGCCACCAACACCATCCCGACCATCACCGCCAGCATGCAGGCCGCCAACAAGTATCTGTGGGGCTGGACCGAGTGGGCCTACACCGGCAACGACATCACCAGCGCGTCACCGAACGGCCAAGCCCTGGTGCTGGACCCCAGCCAGCCGCCCACCGGTGACAACGTCAACTTCGACAAGCTGATCGCCCTGTCCGAGCCCTACCCGCAACTGATTTCGGGCACCCCGACAACGCTGTCGTTCGACAACGGTGTGTTCTCGTTCAGCTACTCCACCGATCACGCCGACGGCTCCGGTGCCTTCGGCGCCGGTTCGCAGACCACCATCTCGGTGCCCACCGATCAGTACCCGAACGGCTATACCGTGAACGTGAGCGGTGGGCATGTGACGTCCGGGCCCAACGCGTCGGTGCTGATCATCAGCTCCGACGCCGGTGCCGCCACGGTGAACGTGACGGTGACGGCGACGACCTAG
- a CDS encoding ATP-dependent DNA ligase, giving the protein MSAEPFKTRVKLTNADKVLYPATGTTKADVFDYYTRIAEVMLPHIAGRPATRKRWPNGVEQDSFFEKQLASSAPSWLRRAAVQHRSGTTTYPIIDDPDGLAWIAQQAALEVHVPQWRFEAEWTRGGEVIKPGRSTRLVFDLDPGEGVTMSQLAEVARAIRDLMAELDLEVFPLTSGSKGVHLYAPLDRPVASDGAVAVAKRVAQQLESAMPKLVTATMAKKLRAGKVFLDWSQNNAAKTTIAPYSLRGREHPTVAAPRTWAELDDPKLRQLRYDEVLARVARDGDLLAGLDPPLSKPDRLSHYRAKRDAAKTPEPVPAAAPAPGGGNSYFVIQEHHARRLHYDFRLERDGVLVSWAVPKNLPDAPSVNHLAVRTEDHPLEYGSFEGTIPKGEYGAGTVRIWDSGSYVTEKFEDSAEKGEVIVVLRGSRISGRYALIRTGGDQWLAHRMKDQKTFALADLAPMLATHGSVTRLDPDTWAFEGKWDGYRLLVDADRGRVRLRSRSGRDVTGEYPQLRSLAADLAEHHLVLDGEVVALDSASVPSFAAMQNSARSTRVEFWAFDLLYLDGRPLLRAAYRDRRRLLETLAQGTDLVVKDLLTADGSQALEQSRRLGWEGVVAKKWDSPYHPGRRSTAWVKEKHWRTQEVVIGGWRAGEGARGGGIGSLLMGIPAGGKLTYVGRVGTGFTEGQLAALKKKLAPLRADESPFDAPLGRADAAGVTFVRPSLVGEVRYSERTGDGRLRQPSWRGLRPDKTPDDVVSED; this is encoded by the coding sequence ATGTCCGCCGAGCCGTTCAAGACGCGGGTGAAACTGACCAACGCCGACAAAGTGCTCTACCCCGCCACCGGCACCACCAAAGCCGACGTCTTCGACTACTACACCCGCATCGCCGAGGTGATGCTGCCGCACATCGCCGGGCGCCCGGCCACCCGCAAACGCTGGCCCAACGGTGTCGAGCAGGACTCCTTCTTCGAAAAGCAACTCGCGTCCTCGGCACCGTCCTGGCTGCGCCGCGCCGCGGTGCAGCACCGCTCCGGGACCACCACCTATCCGATCATCGACGACCCCGACGGCCTGGCCTGGATCGCCCAGCAGGCCGCCTTGGAAGTGCACGTCCCGCAGTGGCGCTTCGAGGCGGAATGGACTCGCGGCGGCGAGGTGATCAAACCCGGCCGGTCCACCCGGCTGGTGTTCGACCTGGACCCCGGTGAGGGCGTGACGATGAGCCAACTCGCCGAAGTGGCACGCGCGATCCGCGATCTGATGGCCGAACTGGACCTGGAGGTGTTTCCGCTCACCAGCGGCAGCAAGGGCGTGCACCTCTACGCCCCGCTGGATCGCCCGGTGGCCAGCGACGGCGCCGTCGCGGTGGCCAAACGCGTTGCGCAACAACTCGAAAGCGCCATGCCGAAGCTGGTGACCGCCACCATGGCCAAGAAGCTGCGGGCCGGCAAGGTGTTCTTGGACTGGAGCCAGAACAACGCGGCCAAGACCACCATCGCGCCGTATTCACTGCGGGGCCGCGAGCATCCGACGGTGGCCGCGCCGCGCACCTGGGCCGAACTGGACGATCCGAAGCTGCGGCAGTTGCGCTACGACGAGGTGCTGGCTCGTGTCGCCCGCGACGGCGACCTGTTGGCCGGGCTGGACCCGCCGCTGAGCAAACCGGACCGACTCAGCCACTACCGGGCCAAACGCGACGCGGCCAAGACCCCCGAACCGGTGCCGGCCGCAGCCCCGGCGCCGGGGGGCGGCAATAGCTACTTCGTTATCCAGGAGCACCACGCCCGCCGGCTGCACTACGACTTCCGGCTGGAGCGCGACGGCGTGCTGGTGAGCTGGGCGGTGCCCAAGAATCTGCCCGACGCCCCGTCGGTCAACCATCTCGCGGTGCGCACCGAAGACCACCCGCTGGAATACGGGAGTTTCGAGGGCACCATCCCCAAGGGCGAATACGGCGCAGGAACGGTGCGCATCTGGGATTCGGGCAGCTATGTGACCGAGAAGTTCGAGGACTCCGCCGAAAAGGGCGAGGTGATCGTCGTGTTGCGGGGCAGTCGGATCTCGGGCCGCTACGCGCTGATCCGGACCGGCGGCGACCAGTGGCTGGCCCACCGGATGAAAGATCAGAAGACGTTCGCCCTCGCCGACCTGGCACCGATGCTGGCCACCCACGGCTCGGTGACTCGCCTCGACCCGGACACCTGGGCCTTCGAGGGCAAATGGGACGGCTACCGGCTGCTGGTCGATGCCGACCGGGGCCGGGTGCGGTTGCGTTCCCGCAGCGGCCGCGACGTCACCGGCGAGTACCCGCAGCTGCGGTCGCTGGCCGCCGACCTCGCCGAACACCACCTCGTGCTGGACGGAGAAGTCGTCGCGCTCGACAGCGCCAGCGTTCCCAGCTTCGCCGCGATGCAGAACAGCGCCCGCTCGACTCGGGTGGAGTTCTGGGCCTTCGACCTGCTCTACCTAGATGGCCGTCCGCTGCTGCGCGCGGCCTACCGGGACCGTCGCCGCCTGCTGGAAACACTCGCGCAGGGGACTGATTTGGTGGTCAAGGACCTGTTGACCGCCGACGGCTCCCAGGCGCTCGAACAGTCCCGCCGGCTGGGTTGGGAGGGCGTGGTGGCCAAGAAATGGGACTCGCCCTATCACCCGGGGCGCCGGTCGACGGCCTGGGTCAAGGAGAAGCACTGGCGGACCCAGGAGGTGGTGATCGGCGGCTGGCGGGCCGGTGAGGGCGCCCGGGGCGGGGGGATCGGGTCGCTGCTGATGGGCATTCCGGCGGGAGGCAAGCTCACCTACGTCGGTCGGGTGGGCACCGGCTTCACCGAGGGCCAACTGGCGGCGCTGAAGAAGAAGCTGGCGCCGCTGCGCGCCGACGAATCACCCTTCGACGCGCCGCTCGGCCGGGCCGACGCCGCCGGGGTCACGTTCGTGCGACCGAGCCTGGTGGGGGAGGTGCGCTACAGCGAGCGCACCGGCGACGGTCGGCTGCGCCAACCGAGCTGGCGCGGACTGCGGCCCGATAAGACGCCCGACGACGTGGTGAGTGAGGATTGA
- the ku gene encoding non-homologous end joining protein Ku, with protein MRSIWKGSIAFGLVNVPVKVYSATEDHDIKFRQVHAKDNGRIRYRRVCEECGEVVDYADIARAYESDDGRMVVITDDDLANLPEERDHEIAVLEFVPASDLDPMLYDRSYFLEPGTKSIKSYVLLAKTLAETDRVAIVHFTLRNKTRLAALRVKDFSKRDVMMVHTLLWPDEIRDPDFPALDTKVEIKPAELKMAGQVVESMADDFDPDRYHDTYQEQLHELIEAKLEGDEAFTPEERPAELDATEDVSDLLAKLEASVQKRSAAKKEPAKKAQAKKAPAKKAPAKKAPAKKAAAK; from the coding sequence ATGCGTTCCATCTGGAAGGGTTCGATCGCATTCGGTCTGGTCAACGTCCCGGTGAAGGTCTACAGCGCCACCGAGGACCACGACATCAAGTTCCGTCAGGTGCATGCCAAGGACAACGGCCGGATCCGCTACCGGCGGGTGTGCGAAGAATGCGGCGAAGTCGTCGACTACGCCGACATCGCGCGCGCGTATGAGTCCGACGACGGCCGGATGGTGGTGATCACCGACGACGACCTCGCGAATCTTCCCGAGGAACGCGACCATGAGATCGCGGTGCTCGAGTTCGTCCCGGCAAGTGATCTGGACCCGATGCTCTATGACCGCAGCTACTTTCTGGAGCCGGGAACGAAATCGATCAAATCCTATGTGCTGCTGGCCAAGACACTGGCCGAGACCGACCGGGTGGCGATCGTGCATTTCACCCTGCGCAACAAGACGCGGCTGGCGGCCTTGCGGGTCAAGGACTTCTCCAAACGTGACGTGATGATGGTGCACACCCTGTTGTGGCCGGACGAGATCCGCGATCCGGACTTCCCGGCGCTGGACACCAAGGTCGAGATCAAGCCAGCCGAGCTGAAGATGGCCGGGCAGGTGGTGGAGTCGATGGCCGACGACTTCGACCCGGACCGCTACCACGACACCTACCAGGAACAACTGCACGAGTTGATCGAGGCCAAACTCGAAGGCGACGAGGCGTTCACCCCCGAGGAGCGGCCCGCCGAACTGGACGCCACCGAGGACGTCTCCGACCTGTTGGCCAAGCTGGAAGCCAGCGTGCAGAAGCGCTCGGCCGCCAAGAAGGAGCCGGCGAAAAAGGCGCAGGCTAAGAAGGCTCCGGCGAAGAAGGCTCCGGCCAAGAAGGCTCCGGCGAAGAAGGCCGCGGCGAAGTAG